The genomic window ATTCCCTTCCTCTTTCAGAGTGGCAGAAAGTCAATAATGCTGATGAGAAAGAAATGCGACAACGATCTCAAAAACATGATTCATATGGCAGCTTTCGCTTCTCTGAAAACTTGTGGATGGGCAAGAAACTACTACAAAAGAAAAAGAAAAGAGGGCAAGACCTACGGTCATGCCCTCAGAGCACTGGGGAACATCATCCTCAAAATCGCATTCTCCATGTTGTCAAAGATGAACGAATACGATGAAACCTTGTTCCTCAATGCCAAAGGAATTAAAACCACTCAACCAAATAATACAACAATTCCTGA from Mesotoga sp. UBA6090 includes these protein-coding regions:
- a CDS encoding transposase, translated to MGETLENSPYRIILSIPGVKAVIGSYIVKAYLTHDFKSYQEMQKYAGTIPFLFQSGRKSIMLMRKKCDNDLKNMIHMAAFASLKTCGWARNYYKRKRKEGKTYGHALRALGNIILKIAFSMLSKMNEYDETLFLNAKGIKTTQPNNTTIPEAFTNPEYSQDAHPSLAATKDVVDNLNAT